The DNA region GGCGGTTCCTTCTCCCAACAAACCCAACACAGCCCCTATCGCAGACCCAGTGACCACACTGAGTAAACTGGTAATGATCATAATGTGGGCGATATCCTGCTCTAGTCGCCCGAACAACACGGTGATCCCTGCGACTATAACCCCGATCGCCCCCGCCCCGATCGCGTAAACAAATGCCTTACGGATGATTATTTGCACTGGATTCATCAATCCCACTCGCTCAGGGCTGCTGTATCCCTGACCTACGATCGCTAAATGCTCCGGAGAAATGCCATGATAATGCAGCAAACGATAGGCTTGAAACACAGTACTTTCGTCAGGAAAAATGACGATCGCCAGATAGCTAGAACGGCGACCCATCGCTGATTTTCTAAAAAGACGTCGAATCGACACAGAACTTGGGGGGATAGGGGAATAAGACCGCTTGTTGCATTCTAACCTTAGCGATTCCATCAACCCAATCGACAATTAGCGGATTTAACGATCTCTTTAGTGTCTTTCTTCGGAAACTCAAAATTCGACTTGGAGCGAATCCTGAAATCTATTTTGCGCTTCTGAAAATCTCCCCCCAGTCAGACTCTCTGCAAACCAGGCCACTTGATCAGTTTTTTGCCAGCGTTATTCGATACCTTAGAGATAAGGTTCCATTACAAACATTGCTGTACTTTTATGCCTCCACGTTGGCCGCGCCAGCCCGATCGCAACGATCCTGCCTACCGCAAACTCGATGACCGGATGACCTTTGCCACCCACGTCGCGTTGTTTGCAGCCGTCAATTCTGGCCTTTGGTTTTTCCGGCTTGCACCCCAGAAGCTTGGGGGACTCGCAACTCCAGGCGGACTTCCGGGAACTCCCTGGATCACCGTAGCCTGGGCACTATTCCTGCTGGCTCACGCGGTGTATGTATTTGCAATCGCCCAATATTCAGATTCAACTGCACCAGCAGCAACGGCAGGCAGTGGATTTGGCTCGAACGATCAACCCACTGCAAAATCTAAAAAATCTTGAGTGAATCAGGAGAATTTGTTATGGCAAGCATCAGTTCCAGTGAAGCGATCGAAGCCCTGGCCGCCGATATTGGCGAAAATGTATATATCGACGTAGCCAAGTGGCACCTTTTTCTATCCAATGCCCACCTGCACACCACCGTCGCCGAAAAACTCTACCCGCTCCTGAGTGGCAACAAACTGTCTGCAGATCAAGTCACCCAGGTGCTGCAAAGCATCCCTGTTAAATTGGGCGGCGGTAAGCGGGAAGTTCCCCTTGCCGACTTAATTCCCATGCAATGTATGGTCAACTTAATCAGCAATTCCAAATTCAGATTTTGACAGGAAGAACAACTGAAGAGAGGATAGAGATTCCTACGCGAGAGCCGAAACATGGAGAGTCTGCCCCTGAGTTTTGCTGTGTTGCTGAGCTATCTACGTCAAGTCGTGGAACAGATTGCTGACCCGCGACAGCCGAGCAATGGAACGCGCTACAAGCTGAGCGATGGGATTTTGGGGGCGTTTTCGGTGTTCTTCATGCAATGTGAATCGTTTCTAGAGCATCAGCGGCAGATGCAAAGTCAGCGGGGCAAAGACAACGCCCAAAGTTTGTTTGGGATTGCCCAGATTCCGAGTTCAGCGCAAATCCGCAATTTGTTGGATGAAGTGGCAGCGGTGGGATTGTTTGCCGTGTTTTTCCAGGTTTATGCCGCTTTGATGCGAGGGGGATATTTCAAATCCTATCAGCAATGGAATGGAGATTTGTTGGTGGCATTGGATGGCACGGAGTACTTCAAGTCGCAGAAGATTCACTGTCAGTACTGTTCGAGTCGAACCCACAAGAATGGCAAGGTCACTTACGTTCATCAGGCGATTTTGCCAGCGATTGTCGCGCCTGATCAACCGCAGGTGATTGCGTTAGTCCCAGAGTTTGTCACCCCGCAAGATGGGCATGAGAAGCAAGACTGTGAAGTGGCAGCCGCCAAACGGTGGATCAGCACTCATGCGGCTCGGTTTGGAACTCAAGGGATAACCCTGCTTGGAGATGACCTCTATAGCCATCAACCCCTGTGCGAACACTGCTTACAGCATCAACTCAGCTTTATTTTTACGTGTCTGCCACAGTCGCACCCTGCCCTCTACGACTGGCTGGGCTATTTGGATGCCAACGGCGAAGTCAAAACCTTAGAACAAGCGCAGTGGAACAAACGCACGAAAGAAATTTATCGCTACCGCTATGTCAATCAAATTCCGCTGCGCGACACCCAACCTGCTTTGCAAGTCAACTGGTGTGAACTCACAGTGGTGCGCGAATCAGACGGCAAAGTCCTCTACACCAATGCCTGGGTGACTGACCACGACCTGACTCCCGCAACGGTGCCCCACGTGGTCAGCGCTGGCAGAAGTCGGTGGAAGACTGAGAACGAAAATCATAACGTCCTCAAGACCAAGGGCTATCATCTCGAACATAACTTTGGCCATGGTCAACACCATCTAGCTGCTACTCTGCTCACCCTCAATCTCTTGGCATTCCTCTTTCATACCGTCTTGCATCTCGTTGACCTCTCCTATCAGCAGATTCGCCACAAGCGAGGGACGCGCAGGGGCTTTTTCCAAGATATTTTGGCGCTCACCAAATACCTCTGGTTTGAAAGTTGGCAGCATCTCCTCAATTTCATGCTCTCTGATTCCCCGCCTGCTCAAACTGCTGATTCCTCTTAGCTTTTTGAATTTAGAATTGCTGCAACTTAATGGACTTGCTGGAAGAGTTTCAACGGAAGATGTGATGGTGAACGGGCCGTAGAAAGGTGGCGGCCCAACGGCTCTACGAGCGTCGATTCAGCTTTTGGCGGAGTCGATCGACCAACAGGTTAACTTCCGGGAGTTTCAGTTGCCAGGCAAGCAGGCCAAAGACCAGGAATCCGGCTCCCCCTGCGATACACACTTGCAGGAGCAGAAGCCAGAAGCCGTGCTGTCCGAGTAGCTGTT from Leptodesmis sichuanensis A121 includes:
- a CDS encoding 2TM domain-containing protein yields the protein MPPRWPRQPDRNDPAYRKLDDRMTFATHVALFAAVNSGLWFFRLAPQKLGGLATPGGLPGTPWITVAWALFLLAHAVYVFAIAQYSDSTAPAATAGSGFGSNDQPTAKSKKS
- a CDS encoding DUF3181 family protein, whose protein sequence is MASISSSEAIEALAADIGENVYIDVAKWHLFLSNAHLHTTVAEKLYPLLSGNKLSADQVTQVLQSIPVKLGGGKREVPLADLIPMQCMVNLISNSKFRF
- a CDS encoding ISNCY family transposase, translating into MESLPLSFAVLLSYLRQVVEQIADPRQPSNGTRYKLSDGILGAFSVFFMQCESFLEHQRQMQSQRGKDNAQSLFGIAQIPSSAQIRNLLDEVAAVGLFAVFFQVYAALMRGGYFKSYQQWNGDLLVALDGTEYFKSQKIHCQYCSSRTHKNGKVTYVHQAILPAIVAPDQPQVIALVPEFVTPQDGHEKQDCEVAAAKRWISTHAARFGTQGITLLGDDLYSHQPLCEHCLQHQLSFIFTCLPQSHPALYDWLGYLDANGEVKTLEQAQWNKRTKEIYRYRYVNQIPLRDTQPALQVNWCELTVVRESDGKVLYTNAWVTDHDLTPATVPHVVSAGRSRWKTENENHNVLKTKGYHLEHNFGHGQHHLAATLLTLNLLAFLFHTVLHLVDLSYQQIRHKRGTRRGFFQDILALTKYLWFESWQHLLNFMLSDSPPAQTADSS